A segment of the Pseudoalteromonas sp. DL-6 genome:
GCTATCATCAGCTTGTTTAAGAGCAGCAATCACTTGGTTACCAATCACTTCTGCTTTTACATCATCACCGCGAGGGGCTAAACGAACCAGTATCTCTTGGCTTGAGCCAAAAAGCTGTACCGATGCATCAGCAAAATCGTTTTCAGCCAGTACATTACGAACTTTTTTCAGATCGGCTGGTTGTGAAAAACCTACCTCAACTGCTGTACCGCCGGTAAAATCTAAACCGAAATTTAAGCCTTTAACAAAAAGTGACGCCAGCGACGCTATAATTAATAACGTAGAAAAGCCCATTGCCACTTTTCGAAGAGACATGAAACGAAGGGTTTTTCCGCCCAATCTTAAAATTTGCATGTCTGCTCCTTAAATTGAAAGTTTATCAACACGTTTGCCACCAATAAATAGGTTGATCACCGCACGGGTACCTATAATTGCTGTAAACATAGACGTTAAAATACCAATTGCTAAGGTTACCGCAAAGCCTGCAACAGGACCGGTACCAACAGCAAACAAGATAATCGCCGCAATTAATGTGGTGATATTGGCATCAAAAATAGTACTAAAGGCACTATCGTAACCAAAATGAACCGCTTGTTGAGGGCTACGGCCATCGGCCAGCTCTTCACGAATACGTTCAAAAATAAGTACATTCGCATCAACAGCCATACCAACGGTTAATACAATACCGGCTATACCTGGTAGGGTGAGTGTTGCGCCTGGAATTAACGACATAACGCCGATAATAAGTACTAAGTTGGCAGCCAGTGCAATATTTGCAACAAGACCAAAACCTTTGTAGTAAATAAGCATAAAGGCCAGTACAAACGCAAAACCTAAGGCTACAGCGGTCATACCTGCTTCAATGTTTTCTTGACCTAAGCTTGGCCCAACCGTACGTTCTTCTACAATTTGAATAGGCGCAACCAGTGCACCCGCGCGAAGTAGTAAACTTAAGTTATGTGCTTCAGCTGGGTTATCAATACCGGTAATGCGGAATGAACGGTCAAGACGCGCTTGAATGGTTGCTACGTTAATAACTTCTTCCACTTTAATTGGCGGAAGTGCTTTACCGTCACTGTCTTTTTTACCTGATGGCTTGTATTCAATAAACACGGTAGCCATGCGTTTACCGATAGCACGCTTGGTAAAGGCATTCATTTTTGCCCCACCTTTACTATCGAGTTTAATGCTTACTTGTGGACGCTGGTACTCATCTGCACCTGACTGCGCGCCAGTAATATGGCTGCCTTCAAGAATAATGCGTTTTTTTAGTACTACAGGGTAACCATCACGACTCATGATCATTTCAGTACCCGGTGGGATACGACCTTGAGCAGCGGCGCTTATGTCAGCATTTTCGTCAACCTCACGAAACTCAAGCGTTGCCGTAGCACCTAAAATTTCTTTAGCGCGAGCGGTATCTTGAATCCCTGGTAATTGCACAATAATACGTTCAGCACCTTGACGCTGTACGTTTGGCTCTGCAACCCCAATTTGGTTGATACGGTTACGAATAATAGTTTCGTTTTGCTTGATAGCATAGTCACGAATTTCTTTTAGCTTTAGCTCACTCATAGTGGCAAAGAATGCGTTATCGTTACTGCTATCATCAATGTAAACGTTTAATGGGTAACGGCTTTCTAAAAAGCGCTCTGCAGCGTCTTTATCTTCTTCGTTACGCATTTCTACACGCATACGCTCAGTACCAGCTACACGGCGCACACTACGATAACGTAGTTTTTCTTCGCGCAGGTCGCTACGAAAATCTTGCTCCATTTGCTCTAACTGATTATCCACCGCAGTGACCATATCGATTTCCATGGTGAAATGCACACCACCACTTAAATCTAGGCCTAACTTCATAGGATTACCGCCCAGCGACTTTAACCAAGCCGGTTGTGCAGGAGCCATATTAATTGCTGAGATATAATCGTTACTAAGCGAGTTACGCAGTAAGTCTTGCGCTTTAAGTTGGTCTTCAACGTTTTTAAAGCGAACAAGAATTTGCCCGTCTTCGAGCTTTGTCGATTTAGCGCTAACGTTATCTTTTTTGAGGATTGCGTTTACTTTGTCTACAACACTGAGGTCAACATCGGTGCCTTTAGCGCCAGAAACCTGTATGGCCGGATCGCGGCCATACAGGTTTGGTGAAGCATATAAAAGGCCAATGGCTAACACAGCTAAAACAAGTAAATACTTCCAAATTGGAAACTTGTTTAACACGGGGTCGTCCTTATTATTTTTATAGCGACTTCATTGTGCCTTTAGGCAATACAGCAGATACTGCTGATTTTTGTACTGTTACTTCTGCTTGCTCATTTAATGAGATCACGATGAAGTCTTTATCTTCAGCAATTTTTACGATTTTACCCACTAAACCACCTTGGGTTAGCACTTCATCGCCTTTTGCCATCGCACTCATTAAGCTTTTATGCTCTTTTACGCGCTTTGCTTGCGGGCGGTAAATTAAAAAGTAAAAAACCAAACCAAAAATCGCTAACATAATTAGCATTTCCATACCGCCGCCTGCCGCAGGTGCGCCAGCGCTTGCATGCGCGTTTGAAATAAATAAACTCATAATACTTCCTCTTTAATTTTTAAATTTTAATTTGTTGTATCAGCTAGCTCTGGCACTTCTTGGCCTCGGCGAGCGTAAAAATCGTGTACAAATGTCTCTAGTTGACCTTCGCTAATAGCATTACGCAAACCTTCCATAACACGTTGATAGTATCGTAAGTTATGGATAGTGTTTAGTCGTGCACCCAAAATTTCGTTACATTTGTCTAAATGATGCAAATAGGCGCGCGAATAATTATTACAGGTATGGCAATCACACTCAGGATCAAGTGGACCAGTATCTGTTTTATGCACTGCGTTACGGATTTTAATGGTACCCGTTGTAATAAATAAGTGACCATTACGTGCATTACGCGTTGGCATTACGCAGTCAAACATATCAATACCGCGACGAACCGACTCAACTAAGTCTTCTGGCTTGCCTACACCCATTAAATAACGTGGTTTGTTTTCTGGCATTTTATAAGCACAATGATCAAGAATATTAATCATTTCATTTTTAGGTTCACCCACCGATAAACCACCCAATGCATAACCATCAAAACCAATTTCTTCAAGACCCGCTTGTGATTGTGCACGAAGCTCAGGATACATACCGCCTTGAATAATACCAAACAATGCTGATGGGTTGTCGCCATGCCCTTCTTTTGAACGCTTAGCCCAACGAAGAGAAAGCTCCATAGAGTCTTTGGCTTCTTTTTCGGTGGCAGGGTACGGCGTACATTCGTCAAATATCATCACGATATCTGAGCCGAGATCACGCTGCACTTCCATTGATTTCTCTGGCGACATCATAATTTGGTCACCATTTACAGGCGATTGGAACATTACGCCTTCTTCAGTGATTTTACGCATTGCGCCAAGGCTAAATACTTGGAAACCGCCTGAATCAGTAAGAATTGGGAAGTCCCAGTTCATAAAGTCGTGTAAATCACCGTGCTGTTTGATGATTTCAGTGCCAGGGCGCAACATTAAGTGAAATGTATTGCCTAAACAGATTTGTGCACCCGTTGCTTTAACTTCATCAGGTGTCATGCCTTTAACCGTGCCGTAAGTACCTACAGGCATAAACGCTGGTGTTTCTATTACACCTCGGTCAAAAATCAAGCGACCGCGGCGTGCTTTGCCATCGGTGCAGTCTAATTCAAATTTCATAATATCCTCTGTGTCGGAAAAACAGTCCAACAAGCTATAATTTAACCGCTCGATTCTACCCTTTTTACCATCCTATTACTATTAGCAGTGAAAAATTCACTGTGCTTGGGAGTAAAATAAAAACCGATAACGCTGTAAATTATTTACGGGTCAAAAACATTGCATCGCCATAGCTAAAAAAGCGATACTGTTGTTCAATTGCAGTATTGTAGGCACCCATAATATTGTCTTGTCCTGCAAAGGCACTGACCAGCATAATTAAGGTTGATTCAGGTAAATGGAAGTTGGTGACCATGGCATCAACAACATTAAATTGATAACCCGGAAAAATAAAAATATCGGTATCACCAAAGTAAGTATCTAACTTGCCGCCATGTATTTTTGCTGCCGACTCAAGTGAACGAACTGAAGTTGTACCTACCGCAATCACACGCCCGCCCTTGGCTTTAGTGCTTGCAACCGCATCCACCACATCTTGCGGTACTTCAATATATTCAGAGTGCATGATGTGCTCATCAACACTTTCTACCCTAACTGGCTGGAATGTACCTGCACCAACATGCAAGGTAACAAACGCCATTTGTACGCCTTTGTCTTTAAGCGCAGTCATGAGTTTATCGTCAAAATGAAGGCCTGCTGTTGGTGCCGCAACCGCGCCTGGCTTTTCACCATATACTGTTTGGTAACGCTCACGATCCGCTTCGTTATCTGGGCGGTCAATGTAAGGAGGAAGCGGCATATGACCCACATCATTTAAAATGTCGAGCACATTTTCACTGCGGTCAAACTCAAGCTCAAATAACGTATCGTGGCGTGCCACCATAATAGCTTTTGCTTTGCCCTCTAAAATGAGTACATTACCCGGCTTTGGCGATTTACTCGCGCGAATGTGAGCGAGCACGCGGTGTTCGTCTAATACGCGTTCTACCAGCACCTCAACTTTACCGCCAGATTCTTTTTGACCAAACATACGCGCAGGTATTACTTTGGTGTTGTTAAAAACCAGTAAGTCGTTTTCGTTTACAAGCTCAAGAATGTCACTAAATATTTTATGCTCAACAGCACCACTCGGCCCGTCTAAGCTCAATAAACGGCTACTGGTTCTATCTGCTTTAGGAAAACGAGCAATTAATTCATCAGGTAAGTCAAAGCTAAAATCAGCTACGCGCATTGTTAGAATTCCACATCATTTAAAATCGCGCCAAGTGTATTACTATTACTAATGAAGCTCAAGATAACCCCTATATTCTCCCTAATTACTATTACTAATGAAGCTCAAGATAACCCCTATATTCTCCCTAATTAGCTATCAATGAACTACATTTAAAATAGCGGTTAAATACGCTTGTTCTTATCGCTAAATATCATTACTCTTACTAATTGAATTATTATCTGCATTTCTCGGAGTGGTACCTAAGTGGCAAAACAGCTTAAATTGCTAATATTAAATGCAAGTAATGATGAGCGCCAGACTATACGTGCCACGCTGGAGAGGCTTAGTGTGTTTGAGTTTATTGAAGCCTCAGACAGCCAAGATGCGTTAAAAATCTTAAAGAACCAAAGCGTAAATATAATCATAACCGGCTTAGATGTAGGTAAAATTGATGGTTGGCGGTTTTCACGTATGATCCGCTCTGGTTTGCTAAACACGCCGAAAAACACGCCTATTTTGCTAATTCCGCCCATTTATTGTGAGCGTATCGCTGAAACCACCGCGCGTAGCTATGGCATTGATGCAGTACTGCCTTTTGAGCGCCAAGATATATTGCCGCAAATACTAGCAAATGTGCTGTCGAGTCATTTAGAAAAAAGCAGTCGCTTAAACCTGTTGTTATTAGAACCCTTTACCAGCAGAGCAAACGACATGAGTGAACAATTAAAGCTTAACTTTGCAATTACTCATGTTACTAACGAAAAAGACGCGCTCAGTGCCTATAATCAGCAGCCGTTTGCTATCGTGCTACTTGATGCCACTGCAGCACACGCTGAGAGCTCAAATCAATTAGTCGAAAAGATCCTACAGCATAACCCTCAGCAAGCCATTGTTACTATTATTGATAAAAACGATGCCGATTACGCCGAGCAGTTATTACTTTCAGGCGTTACCGACTTTATTCGCGCCCCTTACGACCCCTCATTTTTAAATAAAGTCTGTGATCACGCAGCTCGTCGTGAAGACTTTATGGTCAGCTATGCTGAATTTGCTAATAAGGTACAGCAGCTAAGTATTAGTGAAGTAAAGTATCGCGACCTATTTTCAGCGCATCAACGTATTTTATTGCACCTAAACACAGTTGTACTTGAATTAGACCAACAAGGGAATATTCGCTTTATAAACCCTGCGTGGGAATCTCTGAGCGGCTTTGGAGTTAAGTCGACCTTACAACAACCACTCACTGCATTTTGTACCACAGAATATAAACAGTCATTACAAGCGACGATTGATGATATTTTACAAGGTGGCGCAAACAAACAAAAAATAGAAGTTAAACTAAGCCAAAAAAATGGTAATTCAGTGTGGGTTGAATGTCGGCTTCAGTTAATAAAAAATAGCAGCAACAACGCTACTATTACCGCCACACTCGATAATATTCATGAGCGCAAGCAAGCAGAGCTGCAATTACGCCATCTGGCATTGCATGATACTTTAACCGGCCTACACAACCGGTATTATTTTGACCAACAGCTTAACTATATTTGCCAGAGCGAAAATACCCATACAAATATTGAACATGCACTTATTTATATCGACCTTGATCACTTTAAAATAATCAACGACAGCAAAGGTCACCAACAAGGTGATATTGTTTTAAAAGAAGTGGCTCAGCTGTTTATTGCCAATATTAGTAATGAGCATCTGATCTGCCGTGTTGGTGGTGATGAATTTGCGGTGATACTTAAAAATACCAATTTATTGGATGCACATTTAATCGCAGAAGGAATTTGTAGTGCCATTGAAGGCAACCAATTTAAATCTGAAGAGCAAATCTATTCAATTAGTTGCTCGATTGGTTTAACCCAAATCACTGCTGATAACTGCGATCCAAATGAATGCTTAAAGCAGTCAGATATTGCGTTATATATTGCTAAAAATTTAGGCCGTAACTTAGTACATTGCTATTCAAAACAAGATGGTGAAAACAATGCGCTGCAAACGGGTTTAGAATGGGGTCATGGA
Coding sequences within it:
- the secD gene encoding protein translocase subunit SecD; translation: MLNKFPIWKYLLVLAVLAIGLLYASPNLYGRDPAIQVSGAKGTDVDLSVVDKVNAILKKDNVSAKSTKLEDGQILVRFKNVEDQLKAQDLLRNSLSNDYISAINMAPAQPAWLKSLGGNPMKLGLDLSGGVHFTMEIDMVTAVDNQLEQMEQDFRSDLREEKLRYRSVRRVAGTERMRVEMRNEEDKDAAERFLESRYPLNVYIDDSSNDNAFFATMSELKLKEIRDYAIKQNETIIRNRINQIGVAEPNVQRQGAERIIVQLPGIQDTARAKEILGATATLEFREVDENADISAAAQGRIPPGTEMIMSRDGYPVVLKKRIILEGSHITGAQSGADEYQRPQVSIKLDSKGGAKMNAFTKRAIGKRMATVFIEYKPSGKKDSDGKALPPIKVEEVINVATIQARLDRSFRITGIDNPAEAHNLSLLLRAGALVAPIQIVEERTVGPSLGQENIEAGMTAVALGFAFVLAFMLIYYKGFGLVANIALAANLVLIIGVMSLIPGATLTLPGIAGIVLTVGMAVDANVLIFERIREELADGRSPQQAVHFGYDSAFSTIFDANITTLIAAIILFAVGTGPVAGFAVTLAIGILTSMFTAIIGTRAVINLFIGGKRVDKLSI
- the yajC gene encoding preprotein translocase subunit YajC, whose translation is MSLFISNAHASAGAPAAGGGMEMLIMLAIFGLVFYFLIYRPQAKRVKEHKSLMSAMAKGDEVLTQGGLVGKIVKIAEDKDFIVISLNEQAEVTVQKSAVSAVLPKGTMKSL
- the tgt gene encoding tRNA guanosine(34) transglycosylase Tgt is translated as MKFELDCTDGKARRGRLIFDRGVIETPAFMPVGTYGTVKGMTPDEVKATGAQICLGNTFHLMLRPGTEIIKQHGDLHDFMNWDFPILTDSGGFQVFSLGAMRKITEEGVMFQSPVNGDQIMMSPEKSMEVQRDLGSDIVMIFDECTPYPATEKEAKDSMELSLRWAKRSKEGHGDNPSALFGIIQGGMYPELRAQSQAGLEEIGFDGYALGGLSVGEPKNEMINILDHCAYKMPENKPRYLMGVGKPEDLVESVRRGIDMFDCVMPTRNARNGHLFITTGTIKIRNAVHKTDTGPLDPECDCHTCNNYSRAYLHHLDKCNEILGARLNTIHNLRYYQRVMEGLRNAISEGQLETFVHDFYARRGQEVPELADTTN
- the queA gene encoding tRNA preQ1(34) S-adenosylmethionine ribosyltransferase-isomerase QueA, which produces MRVADFSFDLPDELIARFPKADRTSSRLLSLDGPSGAVEHKIFSDILELVNENDLLVFNNTKVIPARMFGQKESGGKVEVLVERVLDEHRVLAHIRASKSPKPGNVLILEGKAKAIMVARHDTLFELEFDRSENVLDILNDVGHMPLPPYIDRPDNEADRERYQTVYGEKPGAVAAPTAGLHFDDKLMTALKDKGVQMAFVTLHVGAGTFQPVRVESVDEHIMHSEYIEVPQDVVDAVASTKAKGGRVIAVGTTSVRSLESAAKIHGGKLDTYFGDTDIFIFPGYQFNVVDAMVTNFHLPESTLIMLVSAFAGQDNIMGAYNTAIEQQYRFFSYGDAMFLTRK
- a CDS encoding EAL domain-containing protein gives rise to the protein MAKQLKLLILNASNDERQTIRATLERLSVFEFIEASDSQDALKILKNQSVNIIITGLDVGKIDGWRFSRMIRSGLLNTPKNTPILLIPPIYCERIAETTARSYGIDAVLPFERQDILPQILANVLSSHLEKSSRLNLLLLEPFTSRANDMSEQLKLNFAITHVTNEKDALSAYNQQPFAIVLLDATAAHAESSNQLVEKILQHNPQQAIVTIIDKNDADYAEQLLLSGVTDFIRAPYDPSFLNKVCDHAARREDFMVSYAEFANKVQQLSISEVKYRDLFSAHQRILLHLNTVVLELDQQGNIRFINPAWESLSGFGVKSTLQQPLTAFCTTEYKQSLQATIDDILQGGANKQKIEVKLSQKNGNSVWVECRLQLIKNSSNNATITATLDNIHERKQAELQLRHLALHDTLTGLHNRYYFDQQLNYICQSENTHTNIEHALIYIDLDHFKIINDSKGHQQGDIVLKEVAQLFIANISNEHLICRVGGDEFAVILKNTNLLDAHLIAEGICSAIEGNQFKSEEQIYSISCSIGLTQITADNCDPNECLKQSDIALYIAKNLGRNLVHCYSKQDGENNALQTGLEWGHGVRQALQQDSIELHYQPIWDFKTNQVAYFEVLLRLKLDGELIYPNQFIPSLEMLNDTFLMDQCVIRNSIASVAAHPELLQVAINLSAQSFLDERLLPLIESTLEKYKVSPAKIIFEITESASINNLAATRKMIERLNNLGCHFSIDDFGTGFSTFNYLKQLPAQHVKIDGSFVRDMLNDSIDLALVKAINDISRSLDKRSVAEYVETAEVFFALKEIGIDYGQGYFIARPVPIDKVLIELEKIKNNPIFYQDTLTSL